From a region of the Cucumis sativus cultivar 9930 chromosome 6, Cucumber_9930_V3, whole genome shotgun sequence genome:
- the LOC101216555 gene encoding protein BPS1, chloroplastic, protein MSQLHEPPRRQFFPFGNPFRMRSPKGSNLPSKLVDILNAFERSLAERLQKLHPSGEDDVLSLSWMILAMELLCETHSDVKNLIKELDLPVPDWNEKLIDVYLDISVKLLDVCNALSSELSHLNQSNLMLRCVIHNLDSADSERLARARTSLKEWRQNITTTSSRIKSCCVILDSLVESLDLPKIKNSAKGKVLMQALYGVKVQTVFVCSVFASAFLSSPKLFDLDIANTYLWGQTFSSLQNDVNSEIRSIYARGKFTPLKELEAIDQCVGKLQQMIPEKPEVEEAQLLKNSISELGGKTEKLSKDLHSLTKEVDNFFQIVLAGRDALLSNLRGC, encoded by the coding sequence ATGAGCCAATTACATGAACCACCACGCAGACAATTTTTCCCCTTTGGGAATCCCTTCCGCATGAGATCTCCCAAAGGTTCAAATTTACCTTCAAAACTTGTAGATATATTGAATGCTTTTGAAAGAAGCCTAGCTGAAAGACTACAAAAGCTCCATCCATCTGGTGAGGATGACGTTCTTAGCCTTTCTTGGATGATATTAGCCATGGAATTGCTTTGTGAAACTCACAGTGATGTTAAAAATCTTATCAAGGAGTTGGACCTCCCTGTCCCTGATTGGAATGAGAAGTTGATTGATGTCTATTTGGACATCAGTGTGAAACTGCTTGATGTCTGTAACGCTCTTAGCTCAGAGCTTTCACACTTGAACCAAAGCAACCTCATGCTCCGGTGTGTCATCCATAATCTGGATTCTGCTGATTCAGAACGACTTGCTAGAGCTCGTACTTCCTTAAAAGAGTGGAGACAGAACATCACCACCACAAGTTCTAGAATTAAGAGTTGTTGTGTAATCTTAGACAGCCTTGTAGAATCACTTGATCTTCCAAAAATTAAGAACTCTGCCAAAGGCAAGGTTCTGATGCAGGCTTTGTACGGGGTGAAGGTACAGACAGTTTTTGTGTGCAGTGTCTTCGCCTCTGCCTTCTTAAGCTCCCCAAAGCTCTTTGATCTGGATATAGCCAATACATATTTGTGGGGACAAACTTTCTCCTCCTTGCAGAATGATGTAAATAGTGAAATTAGAAGTATATACGCACGTGGAAAGTTCACCCCTCTGAAGGAGCTTGAGGCTATTGATCAATGTGTAGGCAAACTTCAACAAATGATCCCAGAGAAGCCAGAAGTCGAAGAAGCTCAACTGCTGAAGAACAGCATATCAGAATTGGGAGGAAAGACAGAGAAACTATCAAAAGATCTACATTCGCTTACAAAGGAAGTCGACAACTTTTTCCAAATTGTTTTGGCAGGACGCGATGCTTTGCTATCAAACCTAAGGGGTTGTTAA